One window of Quercus robur chromosome 12, dhQueRobu3.1, whole genome shotgun sequence genomic DNA carries:
- the LOC126709326 gene encoding ATP-dependent Clp protease proteolytic subunit-related protein 2, chloroplastic, whose product MSVSLHTTASTPSFQPQVRASHPHLSCTTKLYSGLKLQSSSPFGIKIPNLTADFYGKVNKSLQPRTHNHIAARGRVRMMPIGTPRVPYRTPGEGTWQWVDLWNALYRERVIFIGQNIDEEFSNQILATMLYLDSVDNSKQLYMYINGPGGDLTPSMAIYDTMQSLNSPVTTHCVGYAYNLAAFLLAAGEKGNRFTMPLSRIALQSPAGAARGQADDIHNEATELLRIRDYLFNELSKKTGQPVEKINKDLSRMKRFNAQEALEYGLIDRIVRPPRIKADAPPRDAGTGLG is encoded by the exons ATGTCAGTCTCTCTTCATACAACCGCTTCTACTCCGAGTTTTCAACCCCAAGTCAGAGCCTCTCACCCTCACCTcag TTGCACTACAAAGCTTTATTCTGGACTAAAGCTTCAATCTTCAA GTCCGTTTGGTATTAAAATACCCAACTTGACGGCTGATTTCTATGGCAAAGTTAATAAGAGCTTGCAACCCAG GACTCATAATCATATAGCAGCACGAGGACGAGTTAGAATGATGCCTATAGGGACACCAAGAGTGCCATATAGAACTCCTGGTGAGGGAACTTGGCAATGGGTTGACCTATGGAATGCCCTT TATCGAGAACGTGTTATCTTTATTGGACAAAATATAGATGAAGAGTTCAGCAACCAAATACTGGCAACAATGTTGTACCTCGACAGTGTTGATAATTCCAAACAGCTCTATATGTACATCAATGGTCCTGGTGGAGAT CTTACTCCAAGCATGGCTATTTATGACACCATGCAGAGCTTGAACAGTCCTGTCACCACCCATTGTGTGGGCTATGCTTATAATCTAGCAGCCTTTCTTCTGGCAGCTGGAGAAAAG GGTAACCGCTTTACAATGCCTCTTTCAAGAATTGCACTACAATCTCCTGCTGGAGCTGCTCGTGGTCAG GCTGATGACATTCATAATGAAGCAACTGAACTTCTCAGAATCAGAGATTACCTTTTTAATGAATTGTCTAAGAAAACTGGCCAGCCTGTTGAAAAG ATTAACAAAGACTTAAGCAGGATGAAACGCTTTAATGCTCAGGAGGCTCTTGAATATGGGCTAATTGATCGTATTGTTAGGCCACCCCGTATTAAGGCTGACGCGCCTCCCAGGGATGCTGGAACAGGGCTTGGTTAG
- the LOC126708366 gene encoding uncharacterized protein LOC126708366, with product MRSYFLGGLAILTDRTFCQYVIEVYSKNLTMSPAIAVGVRRPPARSIAGVVKWKPLCVPAVKVNFDGALFGESDCAGLGVVVRNSEGAVLAALSEKIMKPQSAELVEILAARRAVLFSSELGFHNLLIEGDSSSVIKLLQDRSSSHFQGGHILKDIMSLLDSFVSCSFSHVGRQGNAVAHALAQRARLYYPSVAWTEYVPPAISSFVLFDLRV from the exons ATGAGAAGTTACTTTCTTGGTGGTCTGGCAATTCTCACTGATCGAACCTTTTGCCAATATGTGATCGAAGTCTATTCGAAAAACTTGACTATGTCACCTGCGATTG CTGTTGGTGTACGAAGACCTCCTGCTCGAAGCATTGCGGGTGTTGTTAAATGGAAACCTCTGTGTGTGCCTGCTGTGAAGGTTAACTTTGATGGTGCTCTGTTTGGGGAGTCAGACTGTGCGGGGCTCGGTGTGGTGGTCCGTAATTCAGAGGGTGCGGTGTTGGCTGCCCTTTCTGAAAAAATTATGAAGCCTCAGTCTGCGGAGCTGGTGGAGATTCTGGCTGCGCGGCGTGCGGTGCTGTTTTCCTCTGAGTTGGGCTTCCATAACTTGCTCATTGAAGGTGATTCTTCTTCGGTCATCAAGCTTCTTCAGGATAGGAGTTCATCTCATTTCCAGGGTGGTCATATTTTAAAAGACATTATGTCTCTTCTAGACTCTTTTGTGAGTTGTTCTTTCTCTCATGTTGGCAGGCAAGGTAATGCGGTGGCGCATGCCTTAGCCCAGAGAGCTAGATTATATTATCCATCTGTGGCTTGGACGGAGTATGTTCCTCCAGccatttcttcttttgttctttttgacCTTAGGGTCTAA
- the LOC126709501 gene encoding general transcription and DNA repair factor IIH subunit TFB5 has translation MVNATKGLFISCDIPMAQFIINYNASLPASQKFIIQVLDSTHLFVQPHVAEMIRSAIAEFRDQNSYEKPN, from the exons ATGGTTAACGCCACTAAAGGACTGTTCATTTCCTG TGACATACCAATGGCACAATTCATCATAAATTACAATGCCTCATTGCCTGCATCACAGAAGTTCATAATACAAGTTCTGGATAGCACTCACCTTTTTGTGCAACCCCACGTGGCTGAAATGATACGAAGTGCCATTGCGGAGTTTAGAGACCAGAATTCATATGAGAAGCCAAattga
- the LOC126708367 gene encoding uncharacterized protein LOC126708367, translating into METRVGGGRAKAIIDRLPFDGSVHTDTIGFTGGLWMLWDSDRVDVTPLADTEQEIHATVKVRNSNSSWLFTAMYASPRTAERHILWNNLINIGELHNLPWVLAGDFNEPLSEDDEFGGRAVSVSRSLLFKECLDKCNMIDIGFLGPRFTWTNKREVQALIQERIDSVFVNPNWCLLYPEARVVHLTRCHSDHCPILLELQSRINRGRKSPFRFQTCWLFEPSFPSIVSQARRDSPALGDVVNRFTQAAIRWNGSHFGNIFTRKKNIMARINGIQRALSVRPFTFLVNLEDELLKELDCVLNQEEEL; encoded by the coding sequence ATGGAAACCCGTGTTGGGGGTGGCAGGGCAAAGGCAATCATTGACAGACTGCCTTTTGATGGCTCAGTGCATACAGACACTATTGGGTTTACGGGTGGTCTCTGGATGCTGTGGGATTCAGATAGAGTGGATGTCACTCCGCTGGCTGATACTGAGCAGGAAATTCATGCAACAGTTAAGGTACGAAATTCTAATTCTAGCTGGCTTTTTACTGCTATGTATGCTAGTCCTAGAACTGCAGAAAGACATATTTTATGGAATAACCTTATTAATATTGGTGAGTTGCATAATTTGCCTTGGGTGTTGGCGGGTGATTTCAATGAACCTCTGTCGGAGGATGATGAATTTGGGGGAAGGGCAGTGAGTGTTAGTAGGTCGCTGCTTTTTAAGGAGTGTTTGGATAAATGTAACATGATTGACATTGGTTTTTTGGGTCCCCGATTCACTTGGACTAACAAAAGAGAAGTCCAAGCTCTAATCCAAGAAAGAATAGATAGTGTTTTTGTTAACCCCAACTGGTGTTTACTGTATCCGGAAGCTCGGGTTGTCCATCTTACCAGATGCCATTCTGATCACTGCCCTATTCTGTTAGAGTTGCAATCGAGAATTAATAGGGGTAGAAAGAGTCCTTTTAGATTCCAAACTTGCTGGTTATTCGAGCCATCTTTCCCTTCTATTGTTTCTCAAGCGAGGAGAGATTCTCCCGCATTAGGAGATGTAGTTAACAGATTTACCCAGGCAGCAATAAGGTGGAATGGCTCTCATTTTGGTAATATCTTCACTAGGAAGAAGAACATCATGGCTAGGATTAATGGGATTCAACGGGCCTTATCTGTGAGGCCCTTTACTTTCCTTGTAAATTTGGAAGATGAGCTTCTCAAGGAGTTAGATTGTGTGCTGAACCAAGAAGAAGAGCTTTAG